The Cynocephalus volans isolate mCynVol1 chromosome 2, mCynVol1.pri, whole genome shotgun sequence genome window below encodes:
- the LOC134370448 gene encoding annexin-2 receptor-like, translating into MSGSYGVSQTFVFPWSVIFASAPPRALESINSEAGVLLTIVPGPSAPPLAASCWSEAEAMERHFPGCLKQGWDCPEVTSESQPPTILSSEDRGPWPVPVYPVLVELSCDSGDGCGNLLSSPWRLRWVGLPDGLGPTVRSTSETSRAQPTAFPRTGTHDKPGGPIGAVDRVEEVDRQAIQQPPWAGTPHPGDTQQDPGASDSVPLVECRRPPAPYRWSSHALLAGGLEWIRHIAGALVSMMSWGCCPFIFGTRDY; encoded by the coding sequence ATGTCTGGGTCTTACGGAGTCTCTCAAACTTTCGTTTTCCCTTGGTCTGTCATCTTTGCCTCGGCTCCGCCCCGAGCCCTGGAGAGCATAAATAGCGAGGCTGGTGTCCTGCTGACCATTGTGCCTGGTCCATCAGCGCCCCCGCTCGCAGCGTCCTGCTGGTCTGAGGCTGAAGCCATGGAGCGGCACTTCCCCGGCTGTCTGAAGCAGGGTTGGGATTGCCCAGAGGTGACGTCAGAGTCCCAGCCTCCGACGATCCTGAGCTCAGAAGATCGCGGTCCGTGGCCTGTCCCCGTGTACCCTGTTCTAGTAGAGCTCTCGTGCGACAGCGGTGATGGCTGTGGGAATCTGCTTTCCAGTCCTTGGCGCCTTCGCTGGGTCGGCCTGCCAGACGGGCTCGGTCCCACGGTCCGGAGCACTTCGGAaaccagcagagcccagcccaCTGCGTTTCCTCGGACTGGGACACACGACAAGCCAGGAGGTCCGATAGGAGCGGTGGACCGTGTAGAGGAAGTCGACAGACAGGCCATCCAGCAGCCTCCTTGGGCAGGCACGCCCCACCCTGGGGACACACAGCAGGACCCCGGGGCCTCTGACAGCGTGCCCCTTGTGGAGTGTCGCCGACCTCCCGCCCCCTACCGGTGGAGCAGCCACGCACTTCTGGCAGGAGGTCTGGAGTGGATTCGTCACATTGCTGGCGCCCTCGTCTCCATGATGTCATGGGGGTGCTGCCCTTTCATCTTTGGCACTAGAGACTattag
- the LOC134370449 gene encoding annexin-2 receptor-like yields the protein MSGSYGVSQTFVFPWSVIFASAPPRALESINSEAGVLLTIVPGPSAPPLAASCWSEAEAMERHFPGCLKQDWDCPEVTSESQPPTILSSEDRGPWPVPVYPVLVELSCDSGDGCGNLLSSPWRLRWVGLPDGLGPTVRSTSETSRAQPTAFPRTGTHDKPGGPIGAVDRVEEVDRQAIQQPPWAGTPHPGDTQQDPGASDSVPLVECRRPPAPYRWSSHALLAGGLEWIRHIAGALVSMMSWGCCPFIFGTRDY from the coding sequence ATGTCTGGGTCTTACGGAGTCTCTCAAACTTTCGTTTTCCCTTGGTCTGTCATCTTTGCCTCGGCTCCGCCCCGAGCCCTGGAGAGCATAAATAGCGAGGCTGGTGTCCTGCTGACCATTGTGCCTGGTCCATCAGCGCCCCCGCTCGCAGCGTCCTGCTGGTCTGAGGCTGAAGCCATGGAGCGGCACTTCCCCGGCTGTCTGAAGCAGGATTGGGATTGCCCAGAGGTGACGTCAGAGTCCCAGCCTCCGACGATCCTGAGCTCAGAAGATCGCGGTCCGTGGCCTGTCCCCGTGTACCCTGTTCTAGTAGAGCTCTCGTGCGACAGCGGTGATGGCTGTGGGAATCTGCTTTCCAGTCCTTGGCGCCTTCGCTGGGTCGGCCTGCCAGACGGGCTCGGTCCCACGGTCCGGAGCACTTCGGAaaccagcagagcccagcccaCTGCGTTTCCTCGGACTGGGACACACGACAAGCCAGGAGGTCCGATAGGAGCGGTGGACCGTGTAGAGGAAGTCGACAGACAGGCCATCCAGCAGCCTCCTTGGGCAGGCACGCCCCACCCTGGGGACACACAGCAGGACCCCGGGGCCTCTGACAGCGTGCCCCTTGTGGAGTGTCGCCGACCTCCCGCCCCCTACCGGTGGAGCAGCCACGCACTTCTGGCAGGAGGTCTGGAGTGGATTCGTCACATTGCTGGCGCCCTCGTCTCCATGATGTCATGGGGGTGCTGCCCTTTCATCTTTGGCACTAGAGACTattag